The Anaerolineae bacterium genome contains the following window.
GAACATTCGACGGCGCGACGATGATCCGCGTCATCCACCACATTGCTGATGTGCCGCTGGCCCTGCGCGGGATCCGTCGGGTGCTGGCCCCCGGCGCGATCTTCATCCTGGAATACGCCAACAAGCGCAACCTCAAGGCCATGCTGCGCTACACCCTGCGCCGCCAGGCGTGGAATCCGTACAGCCTGGAGCCAACCGAGTTTGTCCCGCTCAACTTCGATTTCCACCCGGCCTACATGCTGGAGGCGGTACAGGCGGCGGGCTTCCGGGTGGAGCAGCGGCTGGCCGTCTCCCTGTTCCGGCTGGGAATGCTCAAGCGGCTGGTGCCAGTCGGGGCGCTGGCCGGGCTGGACGGCGCACTGCAGGGCATCGCGCCGCTGATCTCGCCCAGCGTCTTCACCCGCAACCTGGCCGCCGGAGAGGGGCCGGATGTCACCGGCGAACCGCTGAGCTTCGTCTGTCCGCTCTGCGGCGGCGATCTGACGCCGGAAGGGGAAGCGCTCCATTGCGCGGCGGCTGGCTGCGGTCGGCGCTGGCTCAGGCGCGATGGCATCTGGGACTTCAAAGAGCCTGGCTGACAAACAGCACAGCAGAGACTTGAGCGGAAAGCCGCCGGCGCAGGCCACCTGTCAGGAGTGTGAACAATGAGGCGAAAAATGCTTTGGGTGGTCCTGGCTTGCCTGCTGACGGCGCTGCTGATCATCCCGGCAGCTGCCCAGCCTGACGGCCCGACCGGCCAGACCCCCTGGGACCTGCGCAATCTGCCTCAGG
Protein-coding sequences here:
- a CDS encoding class I SAM-dependent methyltransferase; translated protein: MTAPDTPPVCDYEGSGYRQDFWEKQGRDYEDRVERIALRRLLPTGGQRALEIGAGFGRLTAELAAYEQVVLLDYSRSLLAEARARLGDGRYSYVAADVYRMPFRPGTFDGATMIRVIHHIADVPLALRGIRRVLAPGAIFILEYANKRNLKAMLRYTLRRQAWNPYSLEPTEFVPLNFDFHPAYMLEAVQAAGFRVEQRLAVSLFRLGMLKRLVPVGALAGLDGALQGIAPLISPSVFTRNLAAGEGPDVTGEPLSFVCPLCGGDLTPEGEALHCAAAGCGRRWLRRDGIWDFKEPG